One genomic segment of Caldimonas brevitalea includes these proteins:
- the rapZ gene encoding RNase adapter RapZ — protein MSAAPGASWREVVLITGISGSGKSVALHALEDAGYFCVDNLPPELIESFVALQHSRSTARLAIAADVRSARSLPHLLPAMEKLREAGVTVRAVFLDASTDTLVRRFSETRRRHPLSDAEMAEGDAHRALIEAIELERELLSDLRITSSVVDTSELRAAQLRSWIKNLVQAPAAKLTLVFESFAFKHGVPLDADYVFDVRVLPNPYYVRELRPQTGRDTDVIGYLEAQPEVPEMVAQIEAFIRRWLPAFEQDQRNYLTVAIGCTGGQHRSVYCVEQLAQRFQARGTTLIRHRELDARDAAA, from the coding sequence ATGAGCGCCGCACCCGGAGCTTCCTGGCGTGAAGTCGTACTGATCACCGGCATCTCGGGCTCAGGCAAGTCGGTCGCGCTGCATGCGCTGGAAGACGCCGGCTATTTCTGCGTCGACAACCTGCCGCCCGAGCTGATCGAGAGTTTCGTGGCGCTGCAGCATTCCCGCTCGACGGCTCGCCTGGCCATCGCGGCCGATGTGCGCAGCGCCCGCTCGCTGCCGCATTTGCTGCCGGCGATGGAAAAGCTGCGGGAGGCGGGCGTCACGGTGCGTGCGGTGTTCCTCGATGCCTCCACCGACACGCTGGTGCGACGCTTTTCCGAAACGCGCCGTCGCCACCCGCTGTCGGACGCCGAGATGGCCGAGGGCGACGCGCACCGCGCGCTGATCGAGGCGATCGAGCTGGAGCGCGAGCTGCTGTCCGATCTGCGCATCACCTCGAGCGTGGTCGACACCAGCGAGTTGCGCGCCGCGCAGCTGCGCAGCTGGATCAAGAACCTGGTGCAGGCACCGGCCGCCAAGCTGACCCTGGTGTTCGAATCGTTCGCGTTCAAGCATGGGGTGCCCCTCGACGCGGACTATGTGTTCGACGTGCGGGTGCTGCCCAATCCCTATTACGTACGCGAGCTGCGCCCGCAAACCGGCCGCGACACCGACGTGATCGGCTACCTCGAAGCCCAGCCCGAGGTGCCCGAGATGGTGGCGCAGATCGAGGCCTTCATCCGCCGCTGGCTGCCGGCCTTCGAACAGGATCAGCGCAACTACCTGACGGTTGCCATCGGTTGCACCGGGGGGCAGCATCGTTCGGTCTACTGTGTCGAACAACTCGCCCAGCGCTTCCAGGCCCGCGGCACCACCCTGATACGCCATCGTGAACTCGATGCACGCGACGCCGCTGCATGA
- a CDS encoding response regulator, with protein MRILVVDDCEEGAAMLATLLGLFAHQVETAGDAEAALRVAADFDPDCVVLDLALPGLSGLDLARQLRTEGAPGRPVLIALSGWSSPEDVAASAAAGCHHHLAKPLDFELLCELLRRADPLGADAPAARPIAAVAQGGAPPSAPRRAFRAPPARH; from the coding sequence ATGCGTATCTTGGTGGTCGACGATTGCGAAGAAGGCGCCGCGATGCTCGCGACGCTGCTGGGGCTGTTTGCCCATCAGGTCGAGACGGCGGGCGACGCCGAAGCGGCGTTGCGCGTGGCGGCCGACTTCGACCCCGATTGTGTGGTGCTCGACCTGGCCTTGCCCGGGCTCAGCGGTCTCGACCTGGCGCGGCAGCTGCGCACCGAGGGGGCGCCCGGGCGGCCGGTGCTCATCGCGCTGTCGGGGTGGTCGAGCCCGGAAGACGTGGCCGCATCGGCGGCGGCTGGCTGCCACCACCATCTTGCCAAGCCGCTGGATTTCGAGCTGTTGTGCGAGCTGCTGCGGCGGGCCGACCCGCTCGGCGCCGATGCGCCGGCGGCGCGGCCCATCGCTGCAGTGGCGCAGGGCGGGGCGCCCCCTTCCGCGCCCCGACGCGCCTTCCGTGCGCCGCCCGCGCGGCATTGA
- a CDS encoding LON peptidase substrate-binding domain-containing protein has translation MTDPTTTFSLPLFPLQSVLFPDGLLGLKVFEARYLDMLSACLREQRPFGVVLLKRGHEVKQGGEAVEFESVGCMAELIEVDSAQPGILHARCRGTQRFISHEVQQNADGLWTAQVEPIDGDAALLPAEELVGTAAALARVIQTMKQKGPVPFLEPYRFEDAGWIANRWCEILPIPLAARQKLMELQDPLVRLQLVDQFLRQKRILDT, from the coding sequence ATGACTGACCCCACCACCACCTTCTCGCTGCCCTTGTTTCCGCTGCAGTCGGTGCTGTTCCCCGACGGCCTGCTCGGACTGAAGGTGTTCGAGGCCCGGTATCTCGACATGCTGAGCGCCTGCCTGCGTGAACAGCGCCCGTTCGGCGTGGTCTTGCTCAAGCGCGGGCACGAGGTCAAGCAGGGCGGCGAGGCGGTCGAGTTCGAATCGGTGGGCTGCATGGCCGAGCTGATCGAGGTCGACAGCGCGCAGCCGGGCATCCTGCACGCGCGCTGCCGCGGCACCCAGCGGTTCATCTCGCACGAGGTGCAGCAGAACGCCGACGGGCTCTGGACGGCCCAGGTCGAGCCGATCGACGGCGATGCGGCGCTGCTGCCGGCCGAGGAGCTGGTCGGCACGGCCGCGGCGCTGGCGCGTGTGATCCAGACCATGAAACAAAAGGGCCCGGTGCCTTTTCTCGAGCCCTACCGCTTCGAAGACGCGGGCTGGATCGCCAACCGCTGGTGCGAGATCCTGCCGATCCCGCTGGCGGCGCGGCAGAAGTTGATGGAGCTGCAGGACCCGCTGGTGCGGCTGCAACTGGTCGACCAGTTCCTGCGGCAAAAGCGCATCCTCGACACCTGA
- the hrcA gene encoding heat-inducible transcriptional repressor HrcA has translation MLDDRSRMLLKTLVERYIADGQPVGSRTLSKASGLELSPATIRNVMADLEELGLIASPHTSAGRVPTPRGYRLFVDTMLTARSRELHAGAPLEVAEPLQPDQPKRVIANAAQLLSNLSQFVGVVTSPRQPSVFRHIEFLRLSDRRVLVILVSPDGDVQNRVIFTEHDYTQSQLIEATNFLNTHYAGLTLEEVRQRLKTEVDDLRAEIAALMQAAVQAGSDAMAENTEQVVVSGERNLLQVQDFSNDLSSLRKLFDLFEQKTQLMRLLEVSSRAEGVRIYIGGESQFVPFEELSVVSAPYEVNGEVVGTLGVIGPTRMAYDRMIQIVDITARLVSNALSQK, from the coding sequence ATGCTGGACGATCGATCGAGGATGCTGCTGAAGACGCTGGTCGAACGCTATATCGCGGACGGCCAGCCGGTGGGTTCCCGCACGTTGTCCAAGGCCTCGGGCCTGGAACTTTCGCCCGCGACGATCCGCAACGTGATGGCCGACCTCGAAGAGCTGGGCCTGATCGCCAGCCCTCACACCTCGGCCGGCCGTGTGCCCACCCCCAGGGGTTACCGCCTGTTCGTCGACACGATGCTGACGGCCCGCTCGCGCGAACTGCACGCCGGCGCCCCGCTGGAGGTCGCCGAGCCGCTGCAGCCCGACCAGCCCAAGCGGGTGATCGCCAACGCGGCGCAGCTGCTGTCCAATCTGTCGCAATTCGTCGGCGTGGTGACCTCGCCACGCCAGCCGTCGGTGTTCCGCCACATCGAGTTCTTGCGCCTGTCCGACCGGCGTGTGTTGGTGATTTTGGTGTCGCCCGACGGTGACGTGCAGAACCGGGTGATCTTCACCGAGCACGACTACACCCAGTCGCAGCTGATCGAAGCCACCAACTTCCTCAACACCCACTACGCCGGGCTGACGCTGGAAGAGGTGCGCCAGCGCCTGAAGACCGAGGTCGACGACCTGCGTGCCGAGATCGCCGCGCTGATGCAGGCGGCGGTGCAGGCCGGCTCCGATGCGATGGCCGAGAACACCGAACAGGTGGTGGTGTCCGGCGAGCGCAACCTGTTGCAGGTGCAGGATTTCTCCAACGACCTCAGCTCGCTGCGCAAGCTGTTCGACCTGTTCGAGCAGAAGACGCAGCTGATGCGCTTGCTCGAGGTGTCCAGCCGCGCCGAAGGCGTGCGCATCTACATCGGCGGCGAGAGCCAGTTCGTGCCGTTCGAGGAGCTGTCGGTGGTGTCGGCGCCGTACGAGGTCAACGGCGAGGTGGTCGGCACGCTGGGCGTGATCGGGCCGACGCGCATGGCCTACGACCGGATGATCCAGATCGTCGACATCACGGCCCGGCTTGTCTCCAACGCGCTCAGCCAGAAGTAG
- the recN gene encoding DNA repair protein RecN, with the protein MLRRIALRDFVIVTELDVELGAGFSVLTGETGAGKSILIDALQLALGSRGDAGVVREGAQRADITAAFDPPASLAAWLEEAGFDAGDELLLRRTIDVQGKSRAWINGSPATIAQLKAAGEHLVDIHGQHAWQSLTRSDAVRALLDAYAGIDLKPLAAAWQAWRDAQQRLDDARTGQADLERERERLSWQIGEVDKLAPGADEWDELNAEHKRLSHAQALLDAVQGALEAVSEAEGSADELTGRAVEKLQTVSEYDTTLHGVVEVLQSAQAQLQDASHSLHGYLRHAELDPQRLQELDERLAAWIGLSRRYRRLPEELPAVLEGWRDELGRLDAASDLDGLERAEAAARKQYDEAARVVSAARRGAAPRLSTAVTQAMQSLGMAGGRFEVGLAPLPAPQSFGREAVEFLVAGHEGSTPRPLGKVASGGELSRISLAIAVTTSRLGEAGTLIFDEIDTGVGGAVAETVGRLMKQLGRDRQVLAVTHLPQVAACADQHLLVSKATSGGVTTSGVVPVTGEQRVAEVARMLGGQQLSGTSFAHAQELIDVATAAAAVAPPPAAAGAPVGRGRKRS; encoded by the coding sequence ATGCTGCGGCGTATCGCCTTGCGTGATTTCGTCATCGTGACCGAGCTCGACGTCGAACTCGGCGCCGGCTTTTCGGTGCTGACCGGCGAAACCGGCGCCGGCAAGTCCATCCTGATCGACGCCTTGCAGCTGGCGCTGGGCAGCCGGGGGGACGCCGGTGTCGTGCGCGAAGGCGCGCAGCGCGCGGACATCACCGCCGCCTTCGACCCGCCGGCCAGCCTGGCTGCCTGGCTCGAGGAAGCCGGCTTCGACGCCGGCGACGAGCTGCTGTTGCGCCGGACCATCGACGTGCAGGGCAAGAGCCGCGCGTGGATCAACGGCAGCCCGGCCACCATCGCCCAGCTCAAGGCGGCCGGCGAGCACCTGGTCGACATCCACGGCCAGCACGCGTGGCAGAGCCTGACGCGCAGCGACGCGGTGCGCGCGCTGCTCGATGCCTATGCCGGCATCGACCTCAAGCCGCTGGCGGCCGCCTGGCAGGCCTGGCGCGACGCCCAGCAGCGGCTCGACGACGCGCGCACCGGCCAGGCCGACCTGGAGCGTGAGCGCGAACGGCTGAGCTGGCAGATCGGCGAGGTCGACAAGCTGGCCCCCGGCGCCGACGAGTGGGACGAGTTGAACGCCGAGCACAAGCGCTTGAGCCATGCCCAGGCCCTGCTCGACGCCGTGCAGGGCGCGCTCGAGGCCGTCAGCGAAGCCGAGGGCAGCGCCGACGAACTGACCGGCCGGGCGGTCGAGAAGCTGCAGACGGTGTCCGAGTACGACACCACGCTGCATGGCGTGGTCGAGGTCCTGCAAAGCGCCCAGGCGCAGCTGCAAGACGCCTCGCACAGCCTGCACGGCTATTTGCGCCATGCCGAGCTCGACCCGCAGCGATTGCAAGAGCTGGACGAGCGGCTGGCGGCCTGGATCGGCTTGTCGCGGCGCTACCGGCGACTGCCGGAAGAGCTGCCGGCGGTGCTCGAGGGCTGGCGCGACGAATTGGGCCGGCTCGACGCCGCCAGCGACCTCGACGGCCTGGAACGCGCTGAAGCCGCGGCCCGCAAACAGTACGACGAGGCGGCGCGGGTCGTCTCGGCGGCGCGGCGTGGCGCAGCGCCGCGACTGTCGACCGCGGTGACCCAGGCGATGCAGTCGCTGGGCATGGCGGGCGGCCGCTTCGAGGTGGGGCTGGCGCCCTTGCCGGCGCCGCAGTCGTTCGGGCGCGAAGCGGTCGAGTTCCTGGTGGCCGGCCATGAGGGCAGTACACCGCGGCCGCTCGGCAAGGTGGCGTCCGGTGGCGAGTTGTCGCGCATTTCGCTGGCGATTGCGGTCACCACCAGCCGGCTCGGCGAGGCCGGCACGCTGATCTTCGACGAGATCGACACCGGTGTCGGCGGCGCGGTCGCCGAGACCGTGGGCCGCTTGATGAAACAGCTGGGCCGCGACCGTCAGGTGCTGGCCGTGACCCATTTGCCCCAGGTGGCGGCGTGCGCCGACCAGCATCTGCTGGTCAGCAAGGCCACCAGCGGCGGCGTGACCACCAGCGGCGTGGTGCCCGTCACCGGCGAGCAGCGCGTGGCCGAAGTGGCCCGCATGCTCGGCGGCCAGCAGCTGTCAGGCACCAGCTTCGCGCACGCACAAGAACTGATCGACGTGGCCACCGCGGCCGCGGCGGTTGCCCCGCCACCGGCAGCGGCCGGGGCGCCGGTGGGTCGTGGGAGGAAGCGCTCATGA
- a CDS encoding NAD kinase: MQSRFRHVALIGKYQAHGIEPVLEEIAHYISRQGAEVTLDRDTAQNTGMTLYPTLDVAGIGKACDLAVVVGGDGTMLHIARELARYGVPLIGINQGRLGFITDVPVHQVCEALGPMLQGDYEEEHRTMLEGQVVRDGEVIFDSIAMNDVVVSRGATASMVELRIDVGDQFVANFRADGLILASPTGSTAYALSAGGPILHPGIKGWVLVPIAPHTLSNRPIVLPDAGQVTIEIVAGRDASANFDMQSLASLWHGDRIRVGRSAYQVRFLHPRGWSYYATLRKKLHWNEGVGG, encoded by the coding sequence ATGCAGTCGCGCTTCCGTCACGTCGCCCTGATCGGCAAGTACCAGGCTCACGGCATCGAACCCGTGCTGGAAGAGATCGCGCACTACATCTCGCGCCAGGGTGCCGAAGTGACGCTGGACCGCGACACTGCGCAGAACACCGGCATGACGCTCTACCCGACGCTCGACGTCGCCGGTATCGGCAAAGCCTGTGACCTCGCGGTGGTGGTCGGCGGCGACGGCACCATGCTGCACATCGCACGTGAACTCGCCCGTTACGGCGTCCCGCTGATCGGCATCAACCAGGGGCGGCTCGGCTTCATCACCGATGTCCCGGTGCACCAGGTGTGCGAGGCGCTCGGGCCGATGCTGCAAGGCGACTACGAAGAAGAGCACCGCACCATGCTGGAAGGCCAGGTGGTGCGCGACGGCGAAGTCATCTTCGACAGCATCGCGATGAACGACGTTGTGGTCAGCCGCGGCGCGACCGCCAGCATGGTCGAGTTGCGCATCGACGTGGGCGACCAGTTCGTCGCCAACTTCCGGGCTGATGGTCTGATCCTCGCGTCGCCCACGGGCTCGACCGCCTACGCCTTGTCGGCCGGCGGGCCCATCCTGCACCCGGGTATCAAGGGCTGGGTGCTGGTGCCGATCGCACCGCACACGCTGTCGAACCGGCCCATCGTGCTGCCCGACGCCGGCCAGGTGACGATCGAGATCGTCGCCGGACGCGACGCGAGTGCCAATTTCGATATGCAGAGCCTGGCCAGCCTGTGGCATGGCGACCGCATCCGCGTCGGCCGGTCGGCCTATCAAGTGCGCTTCCTGCACCCGCGCGGTTGGAGTTATTACGCGACCTTGCGCAAAAAATTGCACTGGAACGAAGGGGTGGGGGGCTGA
- a CDS encoding chemotaxis protein CheB gives MNLASQREREPSEPTRSPIDFPVVGLGASAGGLTALRQFFEHMPSDAGMAFVVILHLSPDHESHLQEVLRQVTQMTVVCVEEPRSIERNHVYVIPPSKQLAMNGSYLRVTDLQRPRGRQISIDLFFRSLAAAHGDRSFGVVLSGSGSDGAGGVARLKEQGGVTLAQQPEEAEFDGMPRSAIATGAVDWVLPVAELPAKLLDIWRNARNIRLPVTEQDEIRVQPPATLDALKEAEAALRDVMLMVRSRTGHDFRHYKRATLLRRLERRLQVNALPDLPAYRGYLQSQPDEARALLKDLLIGVTNFFRDRDAFDSIEREVLPALFSARTPSSPIRAWVAGCSTGEEAYSLAMLMYEQATAIANAPDIQLFATDIDENAIAVARAAAYSDAIATDVSPTRLRQFFLKEGNQYRIRKEVREKVLFAVHNILRDPPFSKLDFISCRNLLIYLDRETHPQILEMFHFALRPGGFLFLGSSESADAAPQLFTPVDKKNRIYRALAVPHTSHYSSSLPLTAFEAKPLTSHGGTAEKRKVSYAEVHQRLAEQHAPPSVLIDAEGNIVHLSEQAGRFLRHTGGAPSHQLLTLVRPELRLELRTALYQALQSGKSVEARRVKIDQDDKHRYVNMTVRPVHEPDFAVQLVLVLFAEVEDTMGTEPRPEGDGRDPLVVQLEEELKHTKQQLQNTIEQSETSTEELKASNEELQAINEELRSTTEELETSKEELQSINEELTTVNLELKTKVEETSKINDDLQNLISSTDIATVFIDRAMLIKRFTPRASEIFSLIPADVGRSLLDIRHRLRYETLADDAAEAFQSLRLIEREVSSDEGKWYLARVLPYRTIEDRIDGAVLTFIDITTRRLAEERIRLLTESTKDYAIITLDLEGKVMTWNAGAERIFGYTDTQVLGRKAGFLYIPEERQEEMLHDEMQRARDDGRAEDDRWHLRRDGTRVFCSGITSPLYTDGILRGYGKIARDTTGTKRQESRHATQLRNESEGRARAQAESESKDEFLAIMSHELKNPLNLIQMNAELLTRLPEARAVPSVVQAAETIHRTVLSQAQIIDDLLDLSRLNTGKLTLRLSRVDCVAIVRRIGKAVEADAARKKLDLRLELPDEPVVLHADPVRVEQVVWNLASNAIKFTPRGGTVTLRLETEEGQAKLEVTDTGKGIEAEFLPKVFDMFQQAESRSIRREGGLGIGLALVKHLVGLHGGSVAAHSEGPGKGARFVVHFPLHDDDRAVTAATASDAAHQLHGLQVLLVDDERAAAQALRQLLTLEGLRVHTAGSAAEALDLCEREHFDAIVSDIAMPDMDGYQLVQRLRASARYGGSCIIAVSGFGRPADVNRALRAGFDAHLGKPVTVNVLLTKLRHLLTGGRTDD, from the coding sequence ATGAATCTTGCATCCCAGCGTGAACGCGAACCGTCGGAGCCGACCCGCAGTCCCATCGACTTCCCGGTTGTCGGCCTCGGCGCCTCCGCCGGCGGCCTGACGGCGCTGCGGCAATTCTTCGAACACATGCCCTCGGACGCGGGGATGGCCTTCGTCGTCATCTTGCACCTGTCGCCGGACCACGAGAGCCACCTCCAGGAGGTGCTGCGCCAGGTCACGCAGATGACCGTGGTGTGCGTCGAGGAGCCCCGCAGCATCGAGCGCAACCATGTGTACGTCATCCCGCCCAGCAAACAGCTGGCGATGAACGGCAGCTACCTGCGCGTCACCGACCTCCAACGGCCGCGCGGGCGCCAGATCTCGATCGACCTGTTCTTCCGCAGCCTGGCAGCCGCACACGGCGATCGCTCCTTTGGCGTCGTGCTGTCCGGCAGCGGCTCGGATGGCGCGGGCGGCGTGGCGCGCTTGAAGGAGCAAGGCGGCGTGACTCTCGCGCAGCAGCCCGAAGAGGCCGAGTTCGACGGCATGCCCCGCTCGGCGATCGCCACCGGCGCGGTGGATTGGGTGTTGCCGGTGGCCGAACTCCCCGCCAAGCTGCTCGACATCTGGCGCAATGCGCGCAACATCCGCCTGCCCGTCACCGAGCAGGACGAGATCCGGGTGCAACCCCCAGCCACGCTCGACGCACTGAAAGAGGCCGAAGCGGCACTGCGGGACGTGATGTTGATGGTGCGGTCACGCACCGGTCACGATTTCCGCCACTACAAGCGCGCGACCTTGCTGCGCCGCCTCGAGCGGCGGCTGCAGGTGAATGCCCTGCCAGACCTGCCCGCCTACCGCGGCTATCTGCAGAGCCAGCCGGACGAGGCGCGGGCGCTGCTCAAAGACCTGCTGATCGGCGTCACCAACTTCTTCCGCGACCGCGACGCCTTCGACTCGATCGAACGCGAGGTGCTGCCGGCGCTGTTCTCGGCGCGCACCCCGTCCTCGCCGATACGGGCGTGGGTGGCCGGATGCTCGACCGGCGAAGAAGCCTATTCGCTCGCGATGCTGATGTACGAGCAGGCTACGGCGATCGCCAACGCGCCCGACATCCAGCTGTTCGCCACCGACATCGACGAAAACGCCATCGCGGTGGCCCGCGCGGCCGCCTATTCCGACGCCATCGCCACCGATGTGTCGCCGACCCGGTTGCGGCAGTTCTTCCTCAAGGAAGGCAACCAGTACCGCATCCGCAAGGAGGTCCGCGAGAAGGTGTTGTTCGCGGTGCACAACATCTTGCGCGACCCGCCGTTCTCCAAGCTCGATTTCATCAGCTGCCGCAACCTGCTGATCTACCTGGACCGCGAGACGCATCCGCAGATCCTGGAGATGTTTCATTTCGCCCTGCGTCCCGGCGGTTTTTTGTTTCTCGGCAGTTCTGAATCGGCGGACGCAGCGCCGCAACTGTTCACGCCCGTGGACAAGAAGAACCGCATCTACCGTGCCCTCGCTGTCCCCCACACCTCGCACTACAGCAGCAGCCTGCCCCTCACCGCCTTCGAAGCCAAGCCGCTGACCAGCCACGGCGGCACGGCCGAAAAGCGCAAAGTCAGCTACGCCGAGGTGCACCAACGGCTCGCGGAACAGCACGCGCCGCCCAGCGTGTTGATCGACGCCGAGGGCAACATCGTGCACCTGTCCGAACAAGCCGGGCGTTTTCTGCGGCACACCGGCGGGGCGCCATCGCACCAGCTGCTGACGCTGGTGCGCCCCGAACTCCGACTCGAATTGCGCACGGCCCTGTACCAGGCACTGCAATCGGGCAAGAGCGTCGAAGCCCGACGCGTCAAGATCGACCAAGACGACAAGCACCGCTACGTCAACATGACGGTGCGGCCGGTGCACGAGCCCGACTTCGCCGTGCAGCTGGTGCTGGTGTTGTTCGCCGAGGTCGAAGACACGATGGGGACCGAGCCGCGGCCCGAAGGAGACGGCCGCGACCCGCTGGTGGTACAGCTCGAAGAGGAGCTGAAGCACACCAAGCAGCAGCTGCAGAACACCATCGAGCAATCGGAGACCTCCACCGAAGAGTTGAAGGCGTCGAACGAGGAGTTGCAGGCCATCAACGAGGAGCTACGCTCCACCACCGAGGAACTCGAAACCAGCAAGGAAGAGCTGCAGTCGATCAACGAAGAGCTGACGACGGTCAACCTCGAGCTCAAGACCAAGGTCGAGGAAACCAGCAAGATCAACGACGACCTGCAGAACCTGATCAGCTCCACCGACATCGCCACCGTCTTCATCGACCGGGCCATGCTGATCAAGCGCTTCACGCCGCGGGCCTCCGAGATCTTCAGCCTGATCCCGGCCGACGTCGGCCGCTCGCTGCTCGACATCCGCCACCGCTTGCGCTACGAAACCCTGGCCGACGATGCCGCCGAAGCCTTCCAGTCGTTGCGGCTGATCGAGCGTGAAGTGTCGAGCGACGAGGGCAAGTGGTACCTGGCCCGCGTCCTGCCCTACCGGACGATAGAAGATCGCATCGACGGTGCGGTGCTGACCTTCATCGACATCACCACACGCCGCCTCGCCGAAGAGCGCATCCGTTTGCTCACCGAGAGCACCAAGGACTACGCCATCATCACGCTCGACCTCGAAGGCAAGGTCATGACCTGGAATGCCGGCGCGGAGCGCATCTTCGGCTACACCGATACCCAGGTCCTCGGGCGCAAGGCGGGCTTTCTCTACATCCCCGAGGAGCGCCAGGAAGAAATGCTCCACGACGAGATGCAGCGCGCCCGGGACGACGGCCGCGCCGAGGACGACCGCTGGCATTTGCGCCGCGACGGTACCCGCGTCTTCTGCAGCGGCATCACCAGCCCGCTGTACACCGACGGCATCCTGCGGGGCTACGGCAAGATCGCGCGCGACACGACCGGCACCAAGCGCCAGGAGAGCCGGCACGCCACGCAGCTGCGCAACGAGAGCGAGGGCCGCGCCCGCGCCCAGGCCGAGAGCGAGTCGAAGGACGAGTTCCTGGCCATCATGTCGCACGAGCTGAAGAACCCGCTGAACCTGATCCAGATGAATGCCGAGCTGCTGACGCGGCTGCCGGAGGCCCGGGCCGTGCCCAGCGTGGTGCAGGCCGCCGAGACCATCCATCGCACCGTGCTGAGCCAGGCGCAGATCATCGACGACCTGCTCGACCTGTCGCGTTTGAACACCGGCAAGCTCACCCTTCGGCTGAGCCGGGTCGATTGCGTCGCCATCGTGCGGCGTATCGGCAAGGCGGTGGAAGCCGATGCCGCACGCAAGAAGCTCGACCTGCGACTCGAGTTGCCCGACGAGCCGGTGGTGCTGCATGCCGACCCGGTGCGGGTCGAGCAAGTGGTCTGGAATCTGGCCAGCAATGCCATCAAGTTCACGCCGCGCGGCGGCACGGTCACACTGCGCCTCGAGACCGAAGAAGGTCAGGCCAAGCTGGAGGTGACCGACACCGGCAAGGGCATCGAGGCCGAGTTCCTGCCCAAGGTGTTCGACATGTTCCAGCAGGCTGAATCGCGCAGCATACGGCGCGAAGGCGGGCTGGGCATCGGCCTCGCCCTGGTCAAGCACCTGGTCGGCCTGCATGGCGGCAGCGTCGCCGCTCACTCTGAAGGCCCCGGTAAAGGCGCCCGATTTGTCGTGCACTTCCCACTGCACGACGACGACCGCGCCGTCACGGCCGCCACCGCCAGCGACGCGGCGCACCAGCTACACGGCTTGCAGGTGCTGCTGGTGGACGACGAACGCGCGGCCGCCCAGGCGCTGCGGCAGTTGCTGACACTGGAGGGGCTGAGGGTACACACGGCCGGCAGCGCGGCCGAAGCGCTCGACCTCTGCGAGCGCGAGCACTTCGACGCGATCGTCTCCGACATCGCGATGCCCGACATGGACGGCTACCAGCTGGTGCAGCGGCTGCGTGCGTCGGCGCGCTACGGCGGCAGCTGCATCATCGCGGTGAGTGGTTTCGGTCGCCCGGCCGACGTCAACCGCGCCTTGCGGGCCGGCTTCGACGCCCATCTCGGCAAGCCGGTCACCGTCAACGTGCTGCTGACCAAGCTGCGACACCTGCTGACCGGCGGCCGCACCGACGACTGA
- a CDS encoding alpha/beta hydrolase family esterase produces MKAEDEGWPRLTTHTSRRLSTTAMSRRSAARRGSHRNAQRRGYPISATCTLTVLMVAACGGGGSDVGPATAPVAPQQSSTAPHADQPQIRLDTSADAGSPERAERQAATPAVSYTLMHNGTLRRYDVVQPATCVRDCPVVIGLHGYTSNGQDERAVSGLDRVGQDQGVVTVYPDGLYNAWNAGAGRFGSCCGRALDEAVDDVGFIRALIARLQVDHPVVDPRRIYASGISNGCAMAQRLAAEASDAIAAVGCSSLYLLTDTGALPRPISVTEIHGLSDLIVRYSASRDWVGAQGNLERWARLNGCTGAPVRTELTRSSFKDEYASCAGGAKVALYSVRGGHLVYRNRDRLDIAQITWDSVKEHRLP; encoded by the coding sequence ATGAAAGCCGAAGACGAAGGCTGGCCGCGGCTTACGACCCACACCAGCAGAAGACTCAGCACCACGGCCATGAGCCGCCGCTCGGCCGCCCGAAGGGGATCGCACCGAAATGCGCAGCGCCGCGGTTACCCCATCAGCGCGACCTGCACCCTCACCGTCCTGATGGTGGCCGCCTGCGGAGGCGGCGGGAGCGACGTGGGCCCGGCCACAGCGCCGGTGGCACCCCAACAATCGTCCACCGCACCCCACGCCGACCAGCCGCAAATCCGGCTCGACACTTCGGCCGACGCCGGCTCACCCGAGCGGGCCGAGAGGCAGGCCGCCACCCCGGCCGTCAGCTATACCCTGATGCACAACGGCACGCTCCGCCGCTATGACGTGGTGCAGCCCGCCACCTGCGTGCGCGACTGCCCGGTGGTGATCGGCCTGCACGGCTACACCTCCAACGGCCAGGACGAACGCGCGGTCTCGGGACTGGATCGTGTCGGGCAAGACCAGGGCGTCGTCACCGTCTACCCCGACGGCCTCTACAACGCCTGGAACGCCGGCGCGGGCCGGTTTGGCAGCTGCTGCGGCCGGGCCCTCGACGAGGCGGTCGATGACGTCGGCTTCATCCGCGCGCTGATCGCGCGGCTGCAGGTCGACCACCCCGTCGTCGACCCGCGCCGCATCTACGCCAGCGGCATTTCCAATGGCTGCGCGATGGCCCAACGGCTGGCGGCCGAAGCGAGCGACGCGATCGCGGCGGTGGGCTGCTCCTCGTTGTACCTGTTGACGGACACCGGCGCCCTGCCGCGCCCCATCAGCGTCACCGAAATCCATGGCCTGTCCGACCTGATCGTGCGCTACAGCGCCAGCCGCGACTGGGTCGGTGCGCAGGGCAACCTGGAGCGTTGGGCGCGCCTGAACGGCTGCACCGGCGCTCCCGTCCGGACCGAATTGACGCGCAGCAGCTTCAAAGACGAATACGCCAGCTGCGCCGGCGGGGCCAAGGTGGCGCTGTATTCGGTCCGTGGCGGACATCTGGTCTATCGCAACCGCGACCGACTCGACATCGCTCAGATCACCTGGGACAGCGTGAAGGAGCACCGCCTGCCGTAG